A genomic window from Terriglobales bacterium includes:
- a CDS encoding DUF2934 domain-containing protein, translating to MPRAKNDDGGATVKSATRRRSTSAAGPDVTEAKPPVSANPNPTLPVSETPRNAEEEIRRRAYELYEQDGRPDGRDREHWLRAEAEVLGRSSGRRGQKSA from the coding sequence ATGCCAAGAGCGAAGAACGACGACGGCGGCGCAACCGTAAAGAGCGCCACGCGCCGCCGCAGCACGAGCGCGGCCGGCCCGGACGTGACCGAAGCAAAGCCGCCGGTCTCGGCGAACCCGAACCCCACGTTGCCGGTGAGCGAGACGCCGCGCAATGCCGAAGAAGAGATCCGGCGGCGCGCCTACGAGCTGTACGAGCAGGACGGGCGGCCGGACGGCCGCGACCGCGAGCACTGGCTGCGCGCGGAAGCGGAAGTGCTGGGCCGCAGCAGCGGCCGGCGCGGACAAAAGAGCGCCTAG
- a CDS encoding error-prone DNA polymerase, producing the protein MGYVELHARSAFSFLEGGSLPEELAAYASALELGAVALTDRDGVYGAPRFHMAAKKTGVRAHIGSEISLPPQRHRDTEKNENEMGTSVSLRLCGEPARLPLLVAERVGYQNLCQLVTKMKLRLPKHPKAGERCATDYDELAEHARGLICLTGDEHGPLAAALARGGKEEARSELERLVATFGKENVYVELERHYDRAEEARNQAAVELARELALPLVATNGARYAAPQEREVLDIFTCIREHTALDRAGRLLARNSERCLKPAREMQRLFADLPEAIANTAEVSARLQFTLADLGYEVPRYPVPEGETMQSFLRKRTMEGARLRYLTDGKRPLWPRARRQIERELTLIEKLELAGYFLIVWDIVQFCREHGILVQGRGSAANSAVCYSLGITAVDPVGMDLLFERFLSEERGEWPDIDLDLPSGDQRERAIQYVYQRYGERGAAMTANVITYRGRSAAREVGKVLGFDQQTLDRLAKHVSSWEYHDPADTRARQFRDAGFDLRHPRIRKFYDLMHAVQDLPRHLGQHSGGMVVCQGQLDSVVPLEPAAMPGRVVVQWDKDDCADLGIVKVDLLGLGMMAALEETIATIRRDHQEEVDLAQLPADDPEVYAALSKADTVGMFQIESRAQMSCLPRLQPRTFYDLVVQVAIIRPGPIVGNMVHPYLKRRQGREPVEYPHPSLEPVLERTLGVPLFQEQLLRMAMIAAGFSGGQAEELRRAFGFKRSEARMSEVEVKLRAGMTRNGITGAAQDAIVKAITSFALYGFPESHAASFALLAYASAWLKCHYLAAFTAALLNNQPMGFYHPSTIVKDAQRHGLAVRVVDITRSDWLCTLEKQNPPQRHRDTEKNGKELHSSVPLCLCGERVFALRLGLRYVKGLREEAGRAIVRERARAPFASIDDLARRVPELRKDELVKLAEVGALNSIGKSFPVSGFPFPEATENGKRETGNAFHRRDALWHAERAGRAVGPLLRNLVEKDAPSPLARMTDEERLVADFRGTGLTVGPHPMSYHRREMIERGVFRAIDLPRFRSGKKLKVAGCVIARQRPGTAKGFVFLSLEDETGIANAIVTPDLYQRYRTELASERFLMVEGVLQNQDNVLSVKAERVEPLRVTRAETSSHDFH; encoded by the coding sequence ATGGGCTACGTAGAACTTCACGCGCGCTCGGCGTTCAGTTTCCTCGAAGGCGGCTCGCTGCCGGAGGAGCTGGCGGCGTACGCCTCGGCGCTGGAGCTCGGGGCGGTCGCGCTCACCGACCGCGACGGCGTCTACGGCGCGCCGCGCTTCCACATGGCGGCGAAGAAGACCGGCGTGAGAGCGCACATCGGCTCGGAGATCTCACTTCCACCACAGAGACACAGAGACACAGAGAAAAACGAGAATGAAATGGGTACCTCTGTGTCTCTGCGTCTCTGTGGTGAGCCGGCTCGCCTTCCGCTGCTAGTGGCAGAACGTGTCGGTTACCAGAACCTTTGCCAGCTCGTCACGAAGATGAAGCTGCGGCTGCCGAAGCATCCCAAGGCCGGCGAGCGGTGCGCGACCGACTACGACGAACTGGCGGAGCATGCGCGCGGGCTGATCTGCCTGACGGGCGACGAGCACGGACCGCTGGCGGCGGCGCTCGCGCGCGGAGGCAAGGAAGAAGCGCGCAGCGAGCTGGAGCGGCTGGTCGCGACGTTCGGCAAAGAAAACGTTTACGTCGAGCTCGAGCGGCACTACGACCGCGCGGAAGAGGCGCGCAACCAGGCGGCGGTCGAGCTGGCGCGCGAGCTGGCGCTGCCGCTGGTCGCGACCAACGGCGCGCGCTACGCGGCGCCGCAGGAGCGTGAGGTGCTCGACATCTTCACCTGCATCCGCGAGCACACGGCGCTGGACCGCGCCGGGCGCCTGCTGGCGCGGAATTCGGAGCGGTGCTTGAAGCCCGCGCGCGAGATGCAGCGGCTGTTCGCCGACCTGCCGGAAGCGATCGCCAACACCGCGGAAGTCTCGGCGCGACTGCAGTTCACGCTTGCCGACCTGGGATACGAGGTCCCGCGCTACCCGGTGCCGGAGGGCGAGACGATGCAGTCGTTCCTGCGCAAGCGCACGATGGAGGGCGCGCGGCTGCGCTACCTGACCGACGGCAAGCGTCCCCTGTGGCCGCGGGCGCGGCGGCAGATCGAGCGCGAGCTCACGCTCATCGAGAAGCTCGAGCTCGCCGGCTACTTCCTCATCGTGTGGGACATCGTGCAGTTCTGCCGCGAGCACGGGATCCTGGTGCAGGGGCGCGGCTCGGCGGCGAACTCGGCCGTCTGCTACTCGCTCGGCATCACCGCGGTCGATCCCGTCGGGATGGACCTGCTGTTCGAGCGCTTCCTTTCCGAAGAGCGCGGCGAGTGGCCGGACATCGATCTCGACCTGCCGTCGGGCGACCAGCGCGAGCGCGCGATCCAGTACGTCTACCAGCGCTACGGCGAACGCGGCGCCGCGATGACGGCCAACGTCATCACGTATCGCGGGCGCTCGGCGGCGCGCGAGGTCGGGAAAGTCCTCGGCTTCGACCAGCAGACGCTCGACCGGCTCGCCAAGCACGTGAGCTCGTGGGAGTACCACGACCCCGCCGACACGCGCGCGCGGCAGTTCCGCGACGCCGGGTTCGACCTGCGTCATCCACGCATCCGCAAGTTCTACGACCTGATGCACGCGGTGCAGGACCTGCCGCGGCATCTCGGGCAGCACTCGGGCGGCATGGTGGTGTGCCAGGGGCAGCTCGATTCGGTGGTGCCGCTGGAGCCGGCGGCGATGCCCGGGCGCGTGGTGGTGCAGTGGGATAAAGATGACTGCGCCGACCTCGGCATCGTGAAGGTCGACCTGCTCGGGCTGGGGATGATGGCCGCGCTCGAGGAGACGATCGCGACCATCCGGCGCGATCACCAGGAAGAGGTCGACCTCGCGCAGTTGCCGGCGGACGATCCGGAGGTCTACGCCGCGCTCTCGAAAGCGGACACGGTCGGCATGTTCCAGATCGAGAGCCGCGCGCAGATGTCGTGCCTGCCGCGGCTGCAGCCGCGCACGTTCTACGACCTCGTGGTGCAGGTGGCGATCATCCGGCCGGGACCGATCGTCGGGAACATGGTGCATCCGTACCTGAAGCGGCGGCAGGGGCGCGAGCCGGTGGAGTATCCGCACCCGTCGCTCGAGCCGGTGCTGGAGCGCACGTTGGGCGTGCCGCTCTTCCAGGAACAATTATTAAGGATGGCGATGATCGCCGCCGGCTTCTCCGGCGGGCAAGCGGAGGAACTGCGCCGCGCCTTCGGCTTCAAGCGCTCGGAGGCGCGCATGTCGGAAGTCGAGGTGAAGCTGCGCGCGGGGATGACGCGCAACGGGATCACGGGAGCAGCGCAGGACGCGATCGTGAAAGCTATCACGTCGTTCGCGCTCTACGGCTTCCCGGAGTCGCACGCGGCGAGCTTCGCGCTGCTGGCGTACGCGAGCGCGTGGCTGAAGTGCCACTACCTCGCGGCGTTCACCGCCGCGCTGCTCAACAACCAGCCGATGGGCTTCTATCACCCGTCGACCATCGTGAAAGACGCGCAGCGGCACGGGCTCGCGGTGCGCGTGGTGGACATCACGCGGTCGGACTGGCTGTGCACGCTGGAAAAACAAAATCCCCCACAGAGACACAGAGACACAGAGAAAAACGGAAAAGAATTGCATTCCTCTGTGCCTCTGTGTCTCTGTGGTGAAAGGGTTTTTGCTCTCCGGCTCGGGCTGCGCTACGTGAAAGGGCTGCGCGAGGAGGCGGGGCGGGCCATCGTGCGCGAGCGCGCGCGCGCGCCGTTCGCTTCCATCGACGACCTGGCGCGCAGAGTGCCGGAGCTGAGGAAGGACGAGCTGGTGAAGCTGGCTGAAGTGGGGGCGTTGAACAGTATCGGAAAATCGTTTCCGGTTTCCGGTTTTCCGTTTCCCGAGGCCACCGAAAACGGGAAACGGGAAACGGGAAACGCTTTTCATCGAAGAGACGCGCTGTGGCACGCGGAGCGCGCGGGGCGCGCGGTGGGGCCGCTGCTGCGCAACCTGGTCGAGAAGGACGCGCCCTCGCCGCTCGCGCGCATGACGGACGAAGAGCGCCTGGTCGCCGACTTCCGCGGCACCGGGCTGACCGTGGGGCCGCACCCGATGAGCTATCACCGGCGCGAGATGATCGAGCGCGGCGTCTTCCGCGCCATCGACCTGCCGCGCTTCCGCAGCGGGAAGAAGCTGAAGGTGGCCGGCTGCGTGATCGCGCGCCAGCGCCCGGGGACGGCGAAGGGCTTCGTTTTCCTCAGCCTGGAGGACGAGACCGGCATCGCCAACGCCATCGTCACGCCCGACCTCTACCAGCGCTATCGCACCGAGCTGGCGAGCGAGCGCTTCCTGATGGTCGAGGGCGTGCTGCAGAACCAGGACAACGTGCTCTCGGTGAAGGCCGAGCGGGTGGAGCCGCTGCGCGTCACCCGGGCGGAGACTTCTTCGCACGATTTTCACTGA
- a CDS encoding DNA polymerase Y family protein, producing MFAALYIPDLPVEAVVRVEPALREHAIAVLEGKPPLERVAAANERARLLGIEAGLTKLQLEEFAGNVTLRKRLPEQEAAAHAALLDAACAFSPRVEDTAADTVVLDLAGLESLFGPPAKIARDLARRASELGLEANVAAAANPDAATYLARGFNGVTIVPEDKTAERLGLLEVGVLAPEAERPEDFDGAPPVERFAEVMERWGIRTLRPFANLPSVAVVERLGQRGLTLQQLARGERRRTLVPLEPPLEFEETAELEYPVENLEPLVFLLNRMLEQLCARLKARSLATNELKLTCVLDPPEDPENPTQRRRGAEEKREKDSSTDPSASPRLGVEVFARTLKLPVPMQDAKVLLKLLQLELAAHPPGAPVKKLALRAEPVKPRATQGGFFVPVAPEPEKLELLLARVAALVGEENVGAAEVLDSHRPDAHRVKKFRVVSSELRVKPATRSSQLAARNSAKLALRLFRPPLRARVEVQGGKPARVSFLKVARAEVLACAGPWRTSGEWWTNEGWQRDEWDVALKTKDGTALYRMYRDAASGDWFVFGSYD from the coding sequence ATGTTCGCCGCGCTCTACATCCCGGACCTTCCCGTCGAAGCGGTGGTGCGCGTGGAGCCGGCGCTGCGCGAGCACGCGATCGCGGTGCTGGAGGGCAAGCCGCCGCTGGAGCGCGTGGCGGCAGCGAATGAGCGGGCGCGGCTGCTGGGCATTGAAGCGGGCCTGACGAAGCTGCAGCTCGAGGAATTCGCCGGCAACGTCACGCTGCGGAAGCGCTTGCCCGAGCAGGAAGCCGCGGCGCACGCGGCGCTGCTCGACGCGGCCTGCGCGTTCTCGCCGCGCGTGGAAGACACCGCGGCAGACACGGTAGTGCTGGATCTCGCCGGACTGGAGTCGTTGTTCGGCCCGCCGGCAAAGATCGCGCGCGACCTGGCGCGCCGTGCCAGCGAGCTGGGGTTGGAGGCGAACGTGGCGGCGGCGGCGAATCCGGACGCCGCGACCTACCTGGCGCGCGGCTTCAACGGCGTGACCATCGTGCCGGAAGACAAGACGGCCGAGCGGCTCGGGCTGCTCGAGGTCGGCGTGCTCGCGCCCGAGGCCGAGCGCCCGGAAGACTTCGATGGCGCGCCGCCGGTGGAGCGGTTCGCGGAAGTGATGGAGCGCTGGGGGATCCGGACGCTGCGGCCGTTCGCGAACCTGCCTTCGGTCGCCGTGGTCGAGCGGCTGGGGCAGCGCGGCTTGACGCTGCAGCAACTGGCGCGCGGCGAGCGCCGTCGGACGCTCGTCCCGCTGGAGCCGCCGCTCGAATTCGAAGAGACCGCGGAACTGGAGTATCCGGTGGAGAACCTGGAGCCGCTGGTCTTCCTGCTGAACCGCATGCTGGAGCAGCTATGCGCGCGGCTGAAGGCGCGGTCGCTGGCGACCAACGAACTCAAGCTCACGTGTGTGCTCGATCCCCCCGAAGATCCCGAAAATCCAACGCAGAGACGCAGAGGGGCGGAGGAAAAGAGAGAAAAAGATTCCTCCACGGATCCCTCCGCCTCTCCGCGCCTCGGCGTTGAAGTTTTTGCTCGCACCCTCAAGCTGCCGGTGCCGATGCAGGACGCGAAGGTCCTGCTGAAGCTGCTGCAGCTGGAGCTGGCGGCGCATCCGCCGGGCGCGCCGGTGAAGAAGCTCGCGCTGCGGGCGGAGCCGGTGAAGCCGCGCGCGACGCAGGGCGGGTTCTTCGTCCCGGTAGCGCCGGAGCCGGAGAAGCTGGAGCTGCTGCTGGCACGCGTGGCGGCGCTGGTGGGCGAGGAGAACGTGGGCGCGGCGGAGGTGCTGGATTCGCACCGGCCGGATGCGCACCGGGTGAAGAAGTTCCGAGTTGTGAGTTCCGAGTTGCGAGTGAAACCGGCCACTCGCAGCTCGCAACTCGCAGCTCGCAACTCTGCGAAGCTCGCGCTGCGATTGTTTCGCCCGCCGCTGCGCGCGCGCGTGGAAGTTCAGGGCGGCAAGCCGGCGCGGGTCTCGTTCCTGAAGGTGGCGCGCGCGGAGGTGCTCGCGTGCGCCGGGCCGTGGCGCACGTCGGGCGAGTGGTGGACGAACGAAGGCTGGCAGCGCGACGAGTGGGACGTCGCCCTGAAAACAAAAGACGGCACGGCGCTCTACCGGATGTATCGCGACGCCGCGTCGGGAGATTGGTTCGTGTTCGGCAGCTACGACTGA